The Candidatus Caldatribacterium sp. nucleotide sequence TGAAGAGAAGGCGCTGGAAAGACAGAGAAGAGAAGAGGAACTCCGCGTCGTTCAGTGGCAAGAGCGCCTTTGTCAGAAAGAGGAAAACAAGCGCCAGGTTGAGGAAAGACTCCATTTTCTGTCTTCAGAGCGTGAGCGCCTTCTGGAATCCCTTCAGAGAGTTAGAGAGGGAATTGCGAGTCTCTCAGCAGAAATTAGCGCACTTCAGAAGGTTCTTGCCCGTGCGGAGAAAGCTGCAAAGAAGGTTCAGGAAAGGAAGAACCAGGAAGAGGCAAGGAAAAGGCAGTACGAGAAGTTTCTCTGGGAGATTCAAAGGATCCGGAAAGAGGTTCTTTCGGTAGTTGCAGAGATGGGGGAAAATGGGAGGATTCTTCATGTCCTTACAGAGCAACTTGCTCATTGTGGATGGGAGCTTCAAGGGCTTCTTCAAACTGTGAGGACTAAAGAAGCGCTCCTCCAGGAGGAAGAAGAGAAGAGGGAGCTTTTGGAGAAGACTATAGGGGCAAAACGCCACAAAGAGAAAGCTCTCGAGCGTCAGAAAGAAAAGTGGCTTAGGGAGAGAGAGCGTTTGCACTTTGCAAAGGGAAAGCTTTGTGAGGAAATTGAACGCGTGGAGGGCCTTCTTGCCAATCTTTGGGAATTTGACTCCTCCGAGTTTCAGGCGCTTGATCTTGAGAGCTTGAGACGCGTCGTTGAAGAGGAGGAGAAATTTCTTGCAAGTACACCTGTTCGGAGAGGGGCCATAGAGGAGTACAGGGAGCTCGAATCTCGAGAGAAAGAACTCAGGCAGCAGGATTCTTTCTTTGGGGAACTTTTAGACCTTGCGGCTTCGGAGATTAAAAGCCTTGAGCGAAGTATTCAGCGAGAGTTCCACGCCTTTCTGGATGGGGCAAGGAAAGCTTTCTCAAGGTATTTCCGGCAAATTTTTCAGGGTGGCGACGCAGTGCGGAATGATGGGGTTCATCTTGAGGTGCAGATTCCGGGAAAGAAGAGGCAGGGAATGGCACTCCTCTCAAGCGGAGAACGAACCCTGGTGGCCTTGTGCTTTCTCTGCGCTTGTTTTGAAGCGAAGGGAGCTCAAATGTGTTTCTTTGACGAGATTGACGCCAATCTCGACCATACGAATAGCTCACTTCTTGCTCAAATCCTTAAGGAATTTTCTGCGTCCCGGCAGGTTGTTATTGTGACGCACAAAGAAGAAGTGATGGAGGCTGCAGACCGGATTCTTGGAGTGACCATGAGTGAGCCGGGAGTATCCCAGATCATTCCCTGTGAGAGTCTTGCAGAGCGAGAACTTCTGAGAGGGGGACGGTAATGGAGAAGGGGTTGTGGAGAAGGTGGCTTCAAGGAGTGGGGCGTATTAAAGAAGAGGTGAAGGAACGCTTTGCTCAGCTCTGGTCCCAGAAGAGCCCGCGACCTGAAGAATGGGAAGAACTCGAGGAAATGCTGATTGAGGCCGATATTGGACCCAATCTTGCTCTGGAACTCGTTGCAGAATTCCGGAACCTGAAGGAAAGGTCCCGCGGGAATGCAGACTGGAGGGAGTGGCTTTACGAGAAGCTGATGTCCTTTTTTGACCAGGATGAACACCGTCTTTTCCCTCAAGCTCAACCGGAATCCCTGAAGGCCATTTTCCTTGTTGGTATAAATGGTGTTGGAAAGACCACGACTGCCGGGAAACTTGCTCACCTTGCGAGGATGAAGGGGGAAAAGGTTGTTCTCATCAGTGCGGACACCTTTCGGGCTGCAGCAAATGAACAGCTTGCCATTTGGGCCCAGCGAGCGGGATGCCGGTTCTTTGGAGGTTCTCCCGGTGCTGATCCTGCGGCGGTTGTCTACGACGGGTTGCAGTCGGCTCTCAAGGAGAAAGAGACCTTAGCCATTGTGGATACCGCGGGACGGTCTCACGTGAACAAGAACCTCCTTGCCGAACTTGAGAAGGTATCTCGGGTGGTTCGCCGTTTCCTCCCTGAGGGGAACGTCGAGAATCTCCTCATCATTGACGCCTTGGCTGGCCAAAATGCCTTCGCCCAGGTTGCATCTATTGCTCAGGTTGTGCCTCTTACCGGCATTGTTCTCACTAAATGGGATAGCCAGGCTAAGGGAGGAATTCTTTTCCGGATACGAAAAGAATTCGGTCTTCCCGTGAAGTACATCGGAATTGGGGAAGGAATAGATGACCTCCTCCCCTTTGATGCTCAGGAATTTGTCCGCGCTATTGTCTTTTAACGCATTTTTCTTTATCATCTCTATGGGTCTTTCCCGGAAGAACGAGGTGGAGAGGATTGTTCGAGGAACTTGCGGAAAAGTTCACCGGTATTTTCAAAAAGCTAAGGGGTAAAGGTCGCCTTACCGCAGAGGACGTAGATGCTGCCTTGCGGGAACTTCGCCTTGTGCTCCTTGAGTCCGACGTGCATTACCGGGTGGTGAAGGACCTCATCGGTCGAGTGCGTGAAAGGGCTGTGGGTCGGGAAGTCTTGGAAAGTGTTACCCCTGCAGAAATAGTCATGAAAATCCTCTGGGATGAGATTCGGCAAATTCTTGGGGGAGAGGCCAAAGATCTCCACGTTCCCTCCGTGACCCCTGCCCTTTTCCTTCTTGTGGGTCTCCAGGGTTCGGGAAAGACCACCACCTGTGGGAAACTTGGGCTTTTCCTCAGGGAACGCCACTACCTTCCTCTCTTGACCTCAACGGATACCCGCCGACCGGCAGCAAGGGAGCAGCTCCGAGTTCTTGCCCTCAAAGCAGGACTCGATTTCTTTGACCTTCCTTCGGCGCAGCATCCTCGGGATGTGGTCCGGGCTGCGCGGCAGTATGCCCGGGAGAAGGGACAGGACGTTGTCCTTGTGGACACCGCAGGGAGGCTCCACGTTGAGGAAGAGCTTCTCCAAGAGCTTAGAGAACTCGTCGAGAGTGAAGAATTCCACGAAGTGTTCCTTGTCCTTGACGCTACAACCGGTCAAGAGGCGGTGAGGGTAGCTGAGCGTTTTCGGGAGTGGGTGGAACCCACCGGTATTATCCTCACAAAGGTCGATACCGATGCCCGGGGAGGCGCGGTGCTCTCCATCGTTGCCCAAACCGGATGGCCGGTAAAACTCATCGGCGTTGGAGAGAAACTGCAACAGCTTGAGGTCTTCCATCCCGAGCGGATGGCAAGCCGCATCCTTGGCATGGGAGATACCTTAAGCCTCATCGAGCGAATTGAAAGGGCCATTACTGAAGAGGAACGGAAAAAGATCGAGCAACGGGTTGAGAAAGAAGAGTTCACTTTTGAGGACTTTCTCGAAGAGTTGCGCCGCCTCAAGCAGGCTGGTTCCTTTGATGAACTTGTGAATATGCTTCCCACTCAGTTGCGGGGGATGCTTGCTCAAGTCGACGGGGAGAAAAGCCTCAAACGTACCGAGGCAATCATTCTCTCGATGACTAAGGAGGAGCGGCGAAACCCATCGATCATCAATGCTTCTCGAAAGCGACGCATTGCCCGGGGAAGCGGAACAACCGTTCAGGAGGTTAACCGGCTCCTGCGGGAATTCGAAGAGGTCCGAAAACTCTGGAAAAAGATGAGGAAAGGACACCTCTTTCCTCTTTCTCGGAAAAGAGGATTCTTTGGTTTTGGATTCTAAAAACGACTGAAAGGAGCGTTGTGCATATGGCTGTACGAATTCGTCTCATGCGCATTGGACGGACTCATCTCCCTCAGTACCGGATTGTGGCAACGGATTCTCGGGAAGCCCGGAACGGGAAACCACTTGAGGTTCTTGGAAATTACTCCCCTCTCCAGGAACCAGAGCTCACCTCTCTCAAGTGGGATCGCATCGAGTACTGGCTTTCCCAGGGAGCAGAAGTCTCAGACAAGGTTCGGGCTCTTCTCAGGAAAGCCAAAAAGCTCCAGGAGGCCGAAGTTCGGTGAAGGAGCTCCTTGAGTTCCTCGTTCGTTCCCTTGTCGATGAGCCGGATAAAGTGAGCGTGACAGAGGTCAAGGGAGAACGTTCTGTGGTGTACGAGGTCAGGGTTTCCCCTGCCGATACGGGGAAGATTATCGGGAAGCAGGGAAGGGTGGCGAAAGCCCTCCGCACCATTGTCAAGGCGGCCTCCGCAAAAAGCGGGACGAAAGCTGTGGTGGAAATCCTCGGGTAGGAGGGGGCTCTGTGCCTCGCCGAATTGATTGGGTTGTGGTGGGGAAAATCACCACACCCCACGGGCTTAAGGGATGGGTCCGAGTTTTGCCCCTTACGGACTTTGGGGAACGCTTTGCCCGGGGTGCGATTTTTCTCGTTGGGTCCCCTGAAAGGACTTTTGTGGAACGGGTTGTGGAGGATGTCGCTTGGCGAGGGAACTTCCTTCTCCTCCGCTTTCAGGGGGTAGCCTCTCGGACGGAAGCGGAGATGCTCCGTGGGTTTTACCTTGCTGTTCCCCGAGAGGACGTTCCTCCCCTTCCTCCCGGCCACTTCTACCATTTTGAGCTTGTGGGACTTACGGTTCTTGAGAGGGGGACTCCGCGGGGAACAGTAGACGCTGTGGTTCCTATGTCGGTGTACGATTACTTAGTGGTGAAAGACCCTGCAGGGCGGGAATTTTTCCTCCCCTTTGTTTCCGCCTTTGTTCTCAGTGTGAATCTCGACGAGGGGTTTCTTGAAGTGAGTTGTCCTGAGGGTTTCTGGGAATGAGGTTGCGCATCGACATTGTGACGCTCTTCCCGGAGGCCATTCGGCCCTACCTTAGTGCTGCACTCCTTGGAAGAGCACAGCAAAAAGGCCTTGTCTTCATCAAGGTCCACAACCTCCGAAGCTTTTCACAGGACCGGTACCGTACGGTGGATGATTACCCTTTCGGCGGTGGCCCCGGAATGGTCTTAAAGCCTGAACCCCTTGTTCGAGCTGTGCGATTCATCAGTGAGTACACGGGGAGTACCCCTCTTGTCATTGTTACAAGCCCTCAGGGAGAGCTCTTCAACCAGCGCATGGCTAAGGAATTGGCGCAAAAAGAACACCTTCTCATTCTCTGTGGGCGGTACCAGGGAATCGACGAGCGGGTCATCGTGCTCACCAATGCCCGGGAGATTTCTATTGGAGATTACGTGCTCTCTGGAGGGGAACTCCCGGCACTTGTGATCACCGAAGCAGTGGTGCGGCTTCTTCCTGGAGCCCTGGGAGACGAGGAATCTCTTCGGTACGACTCGTTCTCGGAGTACCCCTTTGGTCCTCCGCAGTACACACGACCCAGGGTTTTCTGTGGCCTTGCAGTTCCAGAGGTTCTCCTTTCGGGGAACCATGCCCTTATCGAAAAGTGGCGGAGAGAAAGAGCTCTGGAGAAGGCAAGGAAAATGCGCCCGGACCTTTTTCCTTGTGACCGTTGCGAAAGAAGTGAAGGCATGGTATAGTATTTCGAGATTTTTCTCTGGCCTGAGGAGGAGGTTTCCATGGATAGAGCACGAATTCTGCGAGCGATCGAGGGAAGCTTTGTAAAAGACGACGCCGAAGTTCCGCAGGTTGCTCCTGGGGATACGGTTCGCGTTTACTTTAAAGTTATCGAGGGTGATAGAGAGCGCATTCAGCCTTTCGAAGGACTGGTTATCGCGGTACGAGGATCAGGGGTTAATCGGACGTTTACGGTGCGGAAGGTCTCTTTTGGGGTAGGTGTTGAGCGAATTTTCCCTCTCTACTCTCCCCGTATCGAACGCATCGAGATTCTCCGGCGTGGAAAGGTCCGACGCGCAAAGCTCTATTACCTGAGGAAGAAGAGTGCCAAAGAATCGCGCCTTGAAGAGAAACGGGAAGTCTGAGAAGCTGAAAAAACCGAAGAAGGGTGCCTTGCGCGAGCTTGTTGAAACCGTCCTTTGGGCGCTTGCCATTGCTTTCCTTGTGCGGTACTTTGTCATTGAAGGGTACTACATTCCAAGCACTTCCATGGAACCAACGCTTGTCCCGGGAGAGCGAGTTCTCGTTGCCAAGTTTTTATACCGTTTCACTGAGCCTCACCGTGGGGATATCGTTGTCTTCCGGTACCCTATTGATAACCGAAAAAACCTTATAAAGCGCATCATCGGTCTTCCTGGTGAACGTATTGAAATTGCCGATGGCAAAGTCTTCATTAACGGAGAACCGCTCACCGGGGAACTCTTCAATCGGACGTACTACAGCGCTGGGTACTATGGTCAGGGGGAACGGGTGATTCCGGAAGGACACTACTTTGTCCTTGGGGACAACAGCAGCAACAGTGACGACAGTCGTTTCTGGGGATACGTTCCTCGGAAGAACATCCTGGGAAGAGCCTTTCTCGTGTACTGGCCGCCCCACCGTGTTCGTATCCTCCACTGAGTACCTCGAACACAAGCTCTGGAGGGCAGGGTACCGTCACATCGGAGGGGTTGATGAGGCTGGTCGAGGACCCCTTGCAGGTCCTCTGGTAGCGTCTTGCGTTGTCCTTTCTCCTTCTTTTCCCCTCCAGCATGTACCGGATGCGAAGCGTCTTACACCAGCACGTCGGGGGGAATTCTTTGAGGTCATATGCCGTGAAGCGGTTTGCGTCACTTTAAGTGTCGTAGGGGAACAGCTCATCGATTGTCTCGGCATCCAGAGAGCTAACGAACTTGCTCTCTATGAAGCGGCATGGCGAGCAAGTTCCCTTGGGCGATACGAGTACCTCATCGTTGACTGGATACGCATTTCCTGGTCTTTTACCCCCCTTCTGTCCCTCCCTCAAGCCGAGGAGAAAAGCCTTGCGGTAGCCTGTGCCTCGATTGTGGCCAAGGTTTTCCGGGACCGATTGATGGAAGAGTGGTACGATGTTCTTTTCCCGGGATACGGATTCGCAAAGCACAAAGGGTACGGAACGGCGATGCATTTTGAGCGTATCAGGAATCTTGGGCTCTCTCCGTGCCACCGAAGGACTTTCTGCCAGGAAGAGTAAGGGTATCCAGGGGGAAGTCTTGGCAGAACGGTGGCTTCGGCGATCGCTCAGGGCGGAGATTCTTGAGCGGAACTTTCGTTCCCCCTTTGGAGAAATTGACCTTATCGCCCGGAAAGGGAAAATCCTTATCTTCGTCGAGGTTAAAACCCGCAAGAGTCTTACCAGTGGACTTCCTGAGGAGGCCGTGACTGAGGAAAAGCAAGAGCGCATCCGAAAGAGTGCCCTCTTCTACCTTACCCAGCATGGGTACGATCCGGAACAGACCCTCTTTCGTTTCGACGTTGTTGCCATCTATGTGGGCTCTGGGAAGCCCCAGATCCGCCACTATCCGTCAGCTTTCTAAGGAGGGAAGTACGTGCTTGCACGGATACTCAGTGCAACGAGTTTTGGAATCGATGCCCGTTTCGTGGAAGTTGAGGTCGATGTTGGAGCAGGTCTTCCATCGTTTCACATTGTGGGATTACCCGACAGCGCTATTCAGGAAGCCCGAGAACGGGTTCGGAGTGCCCTGAAAAACAGCGGCTTTGCTTTTCCCGCTCAGCGAGTTACAGTTAACCTTGCACCGGCTTTTCTGAAGAAAACCGGGAGCGATTTTGACCTTCCCATTGCTCTTGGTATCCTCCTTGCAACGAAGCAGCTCCGTGCTTTTCCAGAAGGTGTTGTTGCCTTGGGAGAGCTTTCTCTTTCTGGGGAATTACGGCCGGTGAACGGAGCCTTTCCGGTGGCCCACTTCCTTTCTCTTCAGGAACGACGGTACCGAATGCTTCTTCCTGTGCAGAACGCTCGGGAAAGTGCCGTAATTTCGGGGGTTGAGGTTTTTGGTTTCAGGAGTCTCAACGAGGTCTGCGATTTCCTTGAGGGAAAGCATGAGGCTAAGCCCTTCTCGCGCTCCTGGGAAGAGTGTTTTACTTCCCCTTCCCCCGAAGAGGATTTAGCCGAGGTTAAAGGGCAACGTCAGGGAAAAAGAGCCCTGGAGATTGCGGCAGCAGGAGGACACCATCTCCTTTTCATAGGTCCGCCGGGTTCTGGAAAGACCATGCTTGCCAGGAAACTTCCTTCCATTCTTCCTCCGCTCACCGTTGAACAGGCCATAGAGGTTACGAAAATTCACAGTGTCGCCGGCCTCCTCTCAGAGGACCAGCCTCTTGTCGTTACCCCTCCCTTTCGGGCACCGCACCATACCATTTCTGATGTGGCGCTCATTGGTGGAGGGCAATGGCCAAGACCTGGAGAAATTAGCCTTGCCCACCATGGCGTCCTTTTCCTCGACGAGGTCCTTGAATTCCGCCGGAATGTCCTCGAAGCCCTTCGAGAACCCTTAGAGACGGGTAGAATTACCGTAAGCCGTGTAAATGCCACAATTACTTATCCGGCTCGTTTCACCCTTGTCCTTGCCTGTAACCCTTGTCCGTGCGGGTATTTTGGGGATACGAAACGTCCATGTACCTGTTCGCCTCAGCAGATTGCCAAGTACCGGAGTAAGCTCTCTGGACCTCTTCTTGACCGTGTTGACCTTCAGGTGGAAATTCCACGTCTTGAGGTCCATGAAATCCTTTCCGAGAGACAGGAAGAGTCTTCTAAGGAAGTGCGGAAAAGGGTGGAAATGGCCCGAGAATTCCAAAAGAAACGTTTCCGAGGCGAAGGTATTCTCCTCAACGGTGAGATGAAGCCACGGCACATTAAACGGTTCTGCACCCTTTCCCAGGAAGCAAAGCGCTTCCTCGAGACCACTCTCCAGAGGCTTTTCCTGAGCACCAGAGCATACCATCGGGTTTTGAAGGTTGCCCGCACCATTGCCGATCTTGAGGGAAAAGAATGCATCGAGGTTCACCATGTTGCCGAGGCTATTCAGTACCGGTTTCTCGACCGGCAGCGCGTGCTATGACTGAGGACCTTCCCTTCTGGGTGGCTCTGAACCACGTACGAGGTATTGGTCCCACTCGTTTCCAAAGACTCCTTGAGGCCTTTGGTAGCGCTGCCGTAGCCTGGTGTGCTCCCTCTGGGGCTCTCCGGGAAGCTGTTGGAGAGAAGCTTGCGGAGCAAATTGTTGCTGCGCGGGCAAAAATTGCCCCTGAGAAACTCTACGATTCTATTCTACAGGAGGGGATTCAGGTCATTCCCCTTCCCGATCCCCGGTATCCTCCTCTTCTTCGGTACGTCAAACGTCCCCCATTTCTCCTCTACGTTGAGGGGAGTTTCTCTTTTCCTGATTGGGAAAAGTACCTTGCCATTGTGGGCACTCGCCGTCCCACTCCTTATGGGTTGAAAGTAGCGCGCCTTTTCGCCCGAGAACTCGCCAGGGAGGGATGGGTTATTGTCAGCGGTCTTGCCATAGGTATCGATGGTGAAGCCCAGCAAAGCGTCGTAGAGGAAGGTTACCCTACGATTGCTGTTCTCGGTAGCGGTTTACGGTGCGTGTACCCGAAAGCACACCTTTCCCTTGCCCGGGATATTGTGGATAAAGGAGGAGCCCTGGTGAGCGAGTACCCTCCCCTTGAGGGTCCTCGTCCGGAACATTTCCCGCTCCGAAATCGGATTATTGCTGGCTTGAGTCTTGGAGTTCTCGTCATCGAGGCTCCCAGGAAAAGCGGTGCCCTCATCACTGCCGATTTCGCCCTCGAAGCAGGAAGGGAAGTCATGGCTATCCCTGGACCAATTTTCTCTCCCCAGAGTGAAGGAACCAATGCCCTCATTGCTCAAGGCGCAAAGCTTGTGCAGGATGTTTCTGATGTCCTTGAAACCTTTGGCTTTTTTCCCTCTCGGGTTGGAGAAACCTCGAAATCGGAAAGAGAACTTGTTCCCCTAAGTGCAAAGGAAGAAGAGCTCCTCTCTTTTATCGACTACACAGGAGTTTTCATAGAAGAGCTCCTTGAGAAGACCGGTTGGAGCGAGGGGGAATTCTTTCAGGCCCTTCTGACCCTCGAGGTCAAAGGGCTTGTAGAGGAGCTCCCCGGAGGCAGGGTAGCAAGGAGGTGATTGGGAAACCGGTCTTTCCCCATCCCCCTGTCCCGGTTCACACAGATCTGCAACAGGTAGTCTTCACTCCACCTTGAGTCTCTCTTTGGGTATGCCTCTTTGGCAAAGCTTGCCAAGATCC carries:
- the lepB gene encoding signal peptidase I, with protein sequence MRELVETVLWALAIAFLVRYFVIEGYYIPSTSMEPTLVPGERVLVAKFLYRFTEPHRGDIVVFRYPIDNRKNLIKRIIGLPGERIEIADGKVFINGEPLTGELFNRTYYSAGYYGQGERVIPEGHYFVLGDNSSNSDDSRFWGYVPRKNILGRAFLVYWPPHRVRILH
- the rpsP gene encoding 30S ribosomal protein S16: MAVRIRLMRIGRTHLPQYRIVATDSREARNGKPLEVLGNYSPLQEPELTSLKWDRIEYWLSQGAEVSDKVRALLRKAKKLQEAEVR
- the ftsY gene encoding signal recognition particle-docking protein FtsY, translating into MEKGLWRRWLQGVGRIKEEVKERFAQLWSQKSPRPEEWEELEEMLIEADIGPNLALELVAEFRNLKERSRGNADWREWLYEKLMSFFDQDEHRLFPQAQPESLKAIFLVGINGVGKTTTAGKLAHLARMKGEKVVLISADTFRAAANEQLAIWAQRAGCRFFGGSPGADPAAVVYDGLQSALKEKETLAIVDTAGRSHVNKNLLAELEKVSRVVRRFLPEGNVENLLIIDALAGQNAFAQVASIAQVVPLTGIVLTKWDSQAKGGILFRIRKEFGLPVKYIGIGEGIDDLLPFDAQEFVRAIVF
- the trmD gene encoding tRNA (guanosine(37)-N1)-methyltransferase TrmD; the protein is MRLRIDIVTLFPEAIRPYLSAALLGRAQQKGLVFIKVHNLRSFSQDRYRTVDDYPFGGGPGMVLKPEPLVRAVRFISEYTGSTPLVIVTSPQGELFNQRMAKELAQKEHLLILCGRYQGIDERVIVLTNAREISIGDYVLSGGELPALVITEAVVRLLPGALGDEESLRYDSFSEYPFGPPQYTRPRVFCGLAVPEVLLSGNHALIEKWRRERALEKARKMRPDLFPCDRCERSEGMV
- a CDS encoding YifB family Mg chelatase-like AAA ATPase; the encoded protein is MLARILSATSFGIDARFVEVEVDVGAGLPSFHIVGLPDSAIQEARERVRSALKNSGFAFPAQRVTVNLAPAFLKKTGSDFDLPIALGILLATKQLRAFPEGVVALGELSLSGELRPVNGAFPVAHFLSLQERRYRMLLPVQNARESAVISGVEVFGFRSLNEVCDFLEGKHEAKPFSRSWEECFTSPSPEEDLAEVKGQRQGKRALEIAAAGGHHLLFIGPPGSGKTMLARKLPSILPPLTVEQAIEVTKIHSVAGLLSEDQPLVVTPPFRAPHHTISDVALIGGGQWPRPGEISLAHHGVLFLDEVLEFRRNVLEALREPLETGRITVSRVNATITYPARFTLVLACNPCPCGYFGDTKRPCTCSPQQIAKYRSKLSGPLLDRVDLQVEIPRLEVHEILSERQEESSKEVRKRVEMAREFQKKRFRGEGILLNGEMKPRHIKRFCTLSQEAKRFLETTLQRLFLSTRAYHRVLKVARTIADLEGKECIEVHHVAEAIQYRFLDRQRVL
- a CDS encoding YraN family protein, producing MFFSRDTDSQSTKGTERRCILSVSGILGSLRATEGLSARKSKGIQGEVLAERWLRRSLRAEILERNFRSPFGEIDLIARKGKILIFVEVKTRKSLTSGLPEEAVTEEKQERIRKSALFYLTQHGYDPEQTLFRFDVVAIYVGSGKPQIRHYPSAF
- the rimM gene encoding 16S rRNA processing protein RimM; amino-acid sequence: MPRRIDWVVVGKITTPHGLKGWVRVLPLTDFGERFARGAIFLVGSPERTFVERVVEDVAWRGNFLLLRFQGVASRTEAEMLRGFYLAVPREDVPPLPPGHFYHFELVGLTVLERGTPRGTVDAVVPMSVYDYLVVKDPAGREFFLPFVSAFVLSVNLDEGFLEVSCPEGFWE
- the dprA gene encoding DNA-protecting protein DprA produces the protein MTEDLPFWVALNHVRGIGPTRFQRLLEAFGSAAVAWCAPSGALREAVGEKLAEQIVAARAKIAPEKLYDSILQEGIQVIPLPDPRYPPLLRYVKRPPFLLYVEGSFSFPDWEKYLAIVGTRRPTPYGLKVARLFARELAREGWVIVSGLAIGIDGEAQQSVVEEGYPTIAVLGSGLRCVYPKAHLSLARDIVDKGGALVSEYPPLEGPRPEHFPLRNRIIAGLSLGVLVIEAPRKSGALITADFALEAGREVMAIPGPIFSPQSEGTNALIAQGAKLVQDVSDVLETFGFFPSRVGETSKSERELVPLSAKEEELLSFIDYTGVFIEELLEKTGWSEGEFFQALLTLEVKGLVEELPGGRVARR
- the rplS gene encoding 50S ribosomal protein L19, giving the protein MDRARILRAIEGSFVKDDAEVPQVAPGDTVRVYFKVIEGDRERIQPFEGLVIAVRGSGVNRTFTVRKVSFGVGVERIFPLYSPRIERIEILRRGKVRRAKLYYLRKKSAKESRLEEKREV
- the ffh gene encoding signal recognition particle protein; its protein translation is MFEELAEKFTGIFKKLRGKGRLTAEDVDAALRELRLVLLESDVHYRVVKDLIGRVRERAVGREVLESVTPAEIVMKILWDEIRQILGGEAKDLHVPSVTPALFLLVGLQGSGKTTTCGKLGLFLRERHYLPLLTSTDTRRPAAREQLRVLALKAGLDFFDLPSAQHPRDVVRAARQYAREKGQDVVLVDTAGRLHVEEELLQELRELVESEEFHEVFLVLDATTGQEAVRVAERFREWVEPTGIILTKVDTDARGGAVLSIVAQTGWPVKLIGVGEKLQQLEVFHPERMASRILGMGDTLSLIERIERAITEEERKKIEQRVEKEEFTFEDFLEELRRLKQAGSFDELVNMLPTQLRGMLAQVDGEKSLKRTEAIILSMTKEERRNPSIINASRKRRIARGSGTTVQEVNRLLREFEEVRKLWKKMRKGHLFPLSRKRGFFGFGF
- a CDS encoding AAA family ATPase, translated to EEKALERQRREEELRVVQWQERLCQKEENKRQVEERLHFLSSERERLLESLQRVREGIASLSAEISALQKVLARAEKAAKKVQERKNQEEARKRQYEKFLWEIQRIRKEVLSVVAEMGENGRILHVLTEQLAHCGWELQGLLQTVRTKEALLQEEEEKRELLEKTIGAKRHKEKALERQKEKWLRERERLHFAKGKLCEEIERVEGLLANLWEFDSSEFQALDLESLRRVVEEEEKFLASTPVRRGAIEEYRELESREKELRQQDSFFGELLDLAASEIKSLERSIQREFHAFLDGARKAFSRYFRQIFQGGDAVRNDGVHLEVQIPGKKRQGMALLSSGERTLVALCFLCACFEAKGAQMCFFDEIDANLDHTNSSLLAQILKEFSASRQVVIVTHKEEVMEAADRILGVTMSEPGVSQIIPCESLAERELLRGGR
- a CDS encoding KH domain-containing protein — its product is MKELLEFLVRSLVDEPDKVSVTEVKGERSVVYEVRVSPADTGKIIGKQGRVAKALRTIVKAASAKSGTKAVVEILG